GCCGTGATGACCGTCCTGGCTCTGAGCCAGGCGAAGCTGGACTGGACCGCGGCGACGGCCGTCACCGTGCCGGACAAGCTCACCGCGGTCACCCAGCTGCTGACCGCGATCGGCGTCGGCTGGGGCATCTCGTGGGTGCCCTACTCCGCCGACTACAGCCGTTTCGTGCGGCGCGGTGCCTCCCCGCGGTCGGTGTTCTGGTCCTCTGCCCTGGGCATGTACCTGCCCACCGTGTGGCTCGCGGCGCTGGGCGCGTGCCTGGCCAGCGCGGGCGGCAGCAGCGACCCGTCGGCGATCGTCGTCAGCGCGTTCGGCACCATGGCGCTCCCGGTGCTGCTGCTGATCATGCACGGGCCGATCGCGACCAACATCCTCAACCTCTACTCGTGCTCGCTGGCCGCACTGTCCATCGGCGTGCGCCTCGCCCGGTGGAAGCTCACCCTCGTCGCGGGCGTGATCGCCTCGGCCGTGCTGGTGCTCCTGCTGGGCGCGGACAGCTTCGCGCACGCCTTCGACAACTGGATGACCTCGATCCTGATCTGGATCAGCCCGTGGGCGGCCATCGTGCTGGTCGACTACTTCGTGCTGCGGCGCGGAAAACTCGACGTGGCTTCGCTCTACCGGCAGTCCGCCGCGGTGAACTGGCGCGGGCTGCTCTGCCTCGCCCTCGGCGTGGTCGCCGCGTGGACGTGGCAGTACGGACTCGTGCCGGTGATGCGCGGCCCGCTCGCCATCGCGATGAACAACACCGACTTCTCGTGGCTGTCCGGGTCGGTGGTTGCAG
The window above is part of the Allokutzneria albata genome. Proteins encoded here:
- a CDS encoding cytosine permease; the protein is MAVEQSEHVPFDAHGIEPIPDHGRDSTPWEQFWIWSGANIAPINWVLGALGVTLGLSLVETLVVVALGNLVGCAVFGLCNVMGHRTGVNQMVLGRAPFGRRGAVVPGVVQGLLTMAWVGVNTWVVLDLMLAVLRQLGVESGPWLKYVVAAVIMAVQLWLALYGFYAIRTFEKYTVPATVLVMAVMTVLALSQAKLDWTAATAVTVPDKLTAVTQLLTAIGVGWGISWVPYSADYSRFVRRGASPRSVFWSSALGMYLPTVWLAALGACLASAGGSSDPSAIVVSAFGTMALPVLLLIMHGPIATNILNLYSCSLAALSIGVRLARWKLTLVAGVIASAVLVLLLGADSFAHAFDNWMTSILIWISPWAAIVLVDYFVLRRGKLDVASLYRQSAAVNWRGLLCLALGVVAAWTWQYGLVPVMRGPLAIAMNNTDFSWLSGSVVAGGIYYLLHRARARSA